The proteins below come from a single Oryzias latipes chromosome 14, ASM223467v1 genomic window:
- the LOC101162621 gene encoding merlin: protein MSILGLKKKQPKTFKVKVITMDAEMEFSCEVKWKGKDLFDLVCRTVGLRETWFFGLRYTVKDTYAWLKQEKRVLDQEVPKDSPIMFHFLAKFFPEKVEEELVQEITQHLFFLQVKKQILDEEIFCSPEASVLLASYAVQAKYGDYDPNFHKPGFLAQDELLPKRVLMQYQMTADMWEEKITAWYAEHRGIARDEAEMEYLKIAQDLEMYGVSYFHITQNKRDTDLLLGVDAQGLHIYSPNNKLNPNKSFPWSGIRNISYSEKEFTIKPLDKKKDVFKFYSSQLRVNKLILQLCIGNHDLFMRRRKVDSIEVQQMKSQAKEEKARKKMERQILAREKQMREEAERAKEEMERRLFQLQDEARLANEALLRSEETADLLAEKAQIAEEEAKLLAHKAAEAEQERQRLEVTAMKTKEEKRLMEQKMREAEQLAVKLVEQSERRLKEADHLKQDLTEAKDAERRAKQKLLEITKTTYPLIAAYSTPPAPPEPADFGYEPAASRLDFKDSDMKRLSMEIERERLEYMEKSKHLQDQLKELKTEIESLKLEEQQQQHQANMYSLHNEARGYVQDPLYISHSNRNSAYMSQMAFFEEV from the exons ATGTCTATCCTTGGATTAAAGAAGAAACAGCCAAagactttcaaagtaaaagtcatAACCATGGATGCTGAAATGGAGTTCAGCTGTGAG GTGAAATGGAAAGGTAAGGACCTGTTTGATTTGGTGTGCCGCACTGTTGGCTTGAGGGAAACCTGGTTTTTTGGACTAAGATACACAGTAAAGGACACATACGCCTGGCTGAAACAGGAGAAACGG GTTTTGGACCAAGAGGTTCCAAAAGACTCTCCCATAATGTTTCATTTCTTGGCCAAATTCTTCCCTGAAAAAGTAGAGGAGGAACTGGTCCAAGAAATAACACAACACCTCTTCTTTTTACAG GTGAAAAAGCAAATATTAGACGAGGAGATATTTTGCTCTCCTGAAGCCTCAGTTTTGTTGGCTTCGTATGCTGTCCAGGCAAAG taTGGGGATTATGATCCAAACTTTCACAAGCCTGGGTTCTTGGCACAAGATGAGTTGTTGCCAAAAAGG GTGTTGATGCAATACCAAATGACAGCTGACATGTGGGAGGAGAAGATCACAGCCTGGTACGCTGAGCACAGAGGTATCGCCAG GGATGAAGCCGAGATGGAATACCTCAAAATCGCTCAAGACCTAGAGATGTACGGCGTCAGCTACTTCCACATTACC CAAAATAAGAGGGACACAGACTTGTTACTGGGAGTGGATGCTCAGGGGCTTCACATCTACAGCCCGAACAACAAGCTCAACCCCAACAAGTCCTTTCCGTGGAGCGGAATCCGCAACATCTCCTACAGCGAAAAAGAG TTTACGATCAAacctctggacaaaaagaaagacGTTTTTAAGTTCTACTCGTCTCAGCTTCGTGTCAACAAGCTT ATCCTACAGCTGTGCATTGGGAACCACGACCTATttatgaggaggaggaaggtggaCTCAATTGAAGTGCAACAGATGAAGTCTCAGGCTAAAGAGGAGAAGGCCCGTAAGAAG ATGGAGCGTCAGATCCTGGCACGAGAGAAACAGATGAGAGAAGAAGCAGAACGTGCAAAAGAGGAGATGGAACGAAGACTTTTTCAGCTGCAGGACGAAGCTCGGCTGGCAAACGAGGCACTG CTGCGATCTGAAGAAACAGCAGACCTGCTGGCAGAGAAGGCCCAGATTGCTGAGGAAGAAGCCAAGCTGTTGGCTCACAAGGCCGCTGAAGCAGAGCAAGAAAGACAGAGGTTGGAGGTCACAGCCATGAAGACGAAGGAGGAGAAAAGGCTGATGGAGCAGAAGATGAGGGAGGCGGAGCAGCTGGCGGTAAAGCTGGTGGAGCAGTCTGAGAGGAG ACTAAAAGAGGCTGATCATCTGAAGCAGGACCTGACAGAAGCAAAGGATGCAGAACGAAGAGCCAAGCAGAAGCTGTTGGAGATCACCAAGACAACATACCCT CTCATAGCGGCGTACTCCACCCCTCCTGCTCCCCCTGAACCAGCAGACTTTGGCTATGAACCAGCAGCTTCTCGCCTGGACTTCAAGGATTCCGACATGAAGCGGCTGTCGATGGAGATCGAAAGAGAAAG ACTGGAGTACATGGAGAAGAGCAAACACCTGCAGGAccagctgaaggagctgaagaCAGAGATCGAATCTTTgaagctggaggagcagcaacagcagcaccaGGCCAACATGTACAGCCTTCACAATGAGGCCAGAGGATACGTGCAGGACCCCCTCTACATATCTCACAGCAAC CGAAATTCTGCCTACATGTCCCAGATGGCCTTTTTTGAGGAAGTGTGA